Proteins found in one Desulfovermiculus halophilus DSM 18834 genomic segment:
- a CDS encoding molybdopterin-containing oxidoreductase family protein, with the protein MDRRKFIKASLQMAAATGIFPVLSYAESWRLAPNEKQTKKYVTGCMWCQNGCSMIAHIKNGRLVHLTGNPEDPVTKGKICIKPFGSMELLNSPNRMLQPLKRTSGYGPSAQFSKISWEQALDEIAEKLISIRKEFGGESLGIWASGRSASDGRKLNSAFAKLYGTPNYEKTGPFCNYSGKPAGISVVGTRNTAWTYSDDDFFNADLYIFVGSNFAATRPVAYSHLKQRKDLRKCTICVIDPRKSKTAEEADLWLPIKPGSDLALALCMIHTIISEDLVDYEFINAHTIGFETLKTEIMEGEYTLAWGAKVTGLEKESIRKLASTYAKTRKAIIIGNAGLSHHTNAVQTHRAFYHLAAITGHYGEKSMGYACLNNGGISTGSLALPKEKIPEQKMELCKNPVGWLDSIENPNYPYRLQALISTGSPLTQWPDQAKLRRLMPKLKLSVYNGLTRNINAHYFDYILPAATWIEAGGLAPVSDDSRFVWVPKLIEAPGMAKPDRWWWVELAKRMGWGDIFTDTLKDPVELQNLAGGAKGYTVEHFTAKKDNSLRAPIKIVNKTVKERDTLFLDKRFATNSKKIELWTQELEDKLSSYGLSAVPRYYTDPDIARPGEPTIKYDTAKLIPSAFQKNKTYTNRVELIKKDRSKDQYSFYLITGRPSSAIMGHTSHWIKTLDKECPDQFCAIHTDSAKKLGIKDKDMLNVRSVFGEIRAKAMVTSYIREDTIFIPYSFGRYSPYHAWQSVNFLTSAQARCPVSGQVAFKGMTAAVKKA; encoded by the coding sequence ATGGACAGAAGAAAATTCATTAAGGCAAGCTTACAAATGGCTGCCGCTACCGGAATATTTCCAGTTCTATCCTATGCAGAATCATGGCGACTTGCACCAAATGAAAAGCAAACAAAAAAATATGTGACAGGGTGTATGTGGTGCCAGAACGGGTGTAGCATGATCGCTCACATCAAAAACGGCAGACTAGTCCACCTGACCGGCAACCCGGAAGATCCTGTGACAAAAGGAAAAATCTGCATCAAGCCTTTTGGCAGTATGGAACTTTTAAATAGCCCGAATCGTATGCTTCAGCCCTTAAAACGAACCAGTGGATATGGTCCTTCAGCGCAATTTTCAAAAATCAGCTGGGAACAGGCGTTGGACGAAATAGCAGAGAAACTGATCAGCATTCGAAAAGAATTCGGTGGTGAATCATTGGGGATTTGGGCGTCTGGCCGTAGTGCATCCGACGGTCGAAAGCTGAATAGTGCATTTGCAAAACTGTATGGTACTCCTAATTATGAAAAGACGGGTCCATTTTGCAACTATTCAGGCAAACCAGCAGGAATATCAGTGGTCGGAACAAGGAATACAGCATGGACATATAGTGATGACGATTTTTTTAATGCCGATCTCTATATTTTTGTCGGGAGTAATTTTGCTGCAACACGTCCGGTTGCATATTCCCATTTGAAACAAAGAAAAGACTTGAGGAAATGCACCATTTGTGTCATTGACCCCAGAAAATCCAAGACTGCGGAAGAGGCGGATCTTTGGTTACCCATCAAGCCCGGTTCGGACTTGGCCCTGGCACTGTGCATGATCCATACTATCATTTCAGAGGATCTTGTTGATTACGAATTTATTAATGCCCACACTATTGGGTTTGAGACTCTAAAGACTGAGATCATGGAGGGCGAATATACCCTTGCCTGGGGAGCAAAGGTGACCGGGCTTGAAAAAGAGAGCATAAGAAAGCTAGCGTCCACCTATGCGAAAACCCGAAAAGCCATCATTATAGGAAATGCAGGGCTGAGCCATCATACAAATGCTGTTCAAACCCATCGAGCATTCTATCATCTTGCCGCTATCACCGGGCACTACGGTGAAAAATCAATGGGCTATGCCTGTCTGAACAATGGTGGCATCTCCACCGGTAGCCTTGCTTTACCTAAGGAAAAAATACCTGAACAAAAAATGGAGTTGTGTAAAAATCCTGTCGGGTGGCTTGATTCCATTGAAAACCCAAATTATCCATACAGGTTGCAGGCACTGATTTCCACCGGCAGTCCGCTGACACAATGGCCGGACCAGGCAAAACTTCGCAGGCTGATGCCAAAACTGAAACTGAGCGTATACAACGGCCTGACCCGAAATATTAATGCACATTATTTTGATTACATTCTTCCTGCAGCTACCTGGATAGAAGCCGGAGGTCTCGCCCCGGTTTCAGATGACAGCCGTTTTGTATGGGTACCGAAACTTATTGAAGCACCAGGAATGGCAAAACCGGACAGATGGTGGTGGGTTGAACTGGCCAAACGCATGGGCTGGGGAGACATTTTTACGGATACATTAAAAGATCCTGTAGAATTACAGAACCTCGCTGGAGGTGCAAAAGGTTATACCGTGGAGCATTTCACTGCCAAAAAGGATAATTCCTTACGGGCACCTATAAAAATTGTCAACAAAACGGTAAAAGAAAGAGATACGCTCTTTCTTGACAAAAGGTTTGCAACCAATAGCAAAAAAATTGAATTGTGGACACAGGAACTTGAAGATAAGCTCTCCTCATACGGCCTTAGCGCTGTTCCCAGGTATTATACTGATCCTGATATTGCCCGACCCGGTGAGCCCACAATCAAATATGATACTGCCAAGCTTATTCCTTCGGCATTCCAAAAAAACAAAACCTATACAAACAGGGTTGAACTGATCAAAAAGGATAGATCAAAGGACCAGTATTCTTTCTACCTGATCACCGGCAGGCCTTCAAGCGCCATCATGGGACACACATCCCACTGGATCAAAACGCTTGACAAGGAATGCCCGGATCAATTCTGTGCCATTCACACAGACTCTGCAAAAAAACTTGGCATAAAAGATAAGGATATGCTCAATGTTCGATCCGTTTTTGGTGAAATCCGGGCAAAAGCCATGGTAACCTCTTATATCCGTGAAGACACCATTTTTATCCCTTACTCTTTTGGGAGATACAGCCCCTATCACGCCTGGCAATCTGTCAATTTTCTCACTAGTGCTCAAGCCCGGTGCCCTGTTTCAGGGCAAGTCGCATTCAAAGGAATGACAGCAGCAGTTAAAAAGGCATAA
- a CDS encoding transglutaminase-like domain-containing protein — translation MKKTIFIITMIAVICIMGSYSWAKSAQGTISMDFDLSGHCTNEVVKLWIPYPISNESQTITKVQVSGNYKTSAVYTDNKFQTPMLFAKWEKGASSRILHFSFHVSRKEVIKNNFPNNEAACSVADHSKYLAPSTWGHCKGDVKKLAEKITNGKKSVLAKAKAIYDWTCENTYRDPKTRGCGSGNVCELLKDPGGKCVDISSVFVALARAAGVPAREVFGIRLGKKPVVDITGWQHCWAEFFLPGYGWVPVDPADVRKMMLKHDLKLGDAKTNEYRSYFWGGVDPYRVKLAQGRDLILNPSQKGGKINYLMYPFAQVGNKTLDWLDPDTFKYTITYKQN, via the coding sequence ATGAAAAAAACAATTTTTATTATCACTATGATAGCAGTAATATGCATCATGGGCAGCTATTCATGGGCAAAATCAGCGCAAGGAACCATCTCAATGGATTTTGACCTGTCAGGTCATTGCACAAATGAAGTGGTAAAATTATGGATACCCTATCCAATCTCCAATGAGAGTCAGACTATTACGAAAGTGCAGGTGAGCGGTAACTACAAAACGTCTGCAGTGTATACGGATAACAAATTTCAGACCCCTATGCTGTTTGCTAAATGGGAGAAAGGTGCTTCCTCCAGAATCCTCCATTTCAGTTTTCATGTGTCCCGGAAGGAAGTAATTAAAAATAATTTCCCCAACAATGAGGCAGCCTGTTCAGTGGCTGATCATTCTAAATATCTGGCACCTAGCACTTGGGGACATTGTAAGGGCGATGTTAAAAAGCTGGCCGAAAAAATAACAAATGGCAAAAAATCAGTCCTTGCCAAAGCAAAGGCTATTTATGACTGGACTTGTGAAAACACTTACAGAGATCCAAAAACACGCGGTTGCGGCTCAGGCAATGTGTGCGAATTGCTTAAAGATCCGGGCGGAAAGTGTGTTGATATCTCTTCTGTTTTTGTTGCCCTTGCCAGGGCAGCAGGTGTTCCTGCAAGGGAAGTATTCGGTATCCGCTTGGGTAAGAAACCGGTTGTGGATATTACCGGCTGGCAGCATTGCTGGGCGGAATTCTTTTTGCCTGGATACGGCTGGGTACCTGTGGACCCAGCAGACGTTCGTAAGATGATGCTCAAGCATGATCTGAAACTTGGTGATGCCAAGACCAATGAATACCGCAGCTACTTCTGGGGTGGTGTTGATCCTTATAGGGTGAAACTTGCCCAAGGACGGGACCTTATTCTCAATCCTTCACAGAAGGGTGGAAAGATAAATTACCTGATGTACCCTTTTGCCCAGGTTGGCAACAAGACGCTGGACTGGCTTGATCCTGATACTTTTAAGTATACTATTACTTATAAACAGAATTAA
- a CDS encoding zinc ribbon domain-containing protein, translated as MSSPTRPSRARHEYSFWILVLYELDYKLNWRGGALIKVLAWYTSQKCSRRDHVSKNNRKSQSLFVCEACGLEMNADHNFLRSTAGCAV; from the coding sequence TTGTCTTCGCCCACAAGGCCGAGCAGAGCGAGGCATGAATATTCCTTCTGGATTCTTGTTTTATACGAGCTCGACTATAAGCTGAACTGGCGTGGCGGGGCACTGATAAAAGTCCTGGCCTGGTATACCTCTCAGAAGTGTTCCAGGCGCGATCATGTGTCAAAGAACAATCGCAAATCGCAGAGCCTCTTTGTGTGTGAGGCCTGCGGTCTTGAGATGAATGCGGATCACAACTTCCTTCGATCAACGGCTGGTTGTGCGGTTTAA
- a CDS encoding CPBP family intramembrane glutamic endopeptidase — protein sequence MVSMLELALLVPVWWFTRKKYNAGRHHLGLTGFKMRYLGLGAALLLPAMWINALYETVLSSYNLEVQPELKHILTQTPSPGVFVFAAVTIAPLVEKIFFRGFLFAGLKKRFAWTKAMLISSGLFALLHLRLLAVPPIFILGLIFAYLYQKSGSIWPGVLIHALVNALAVIWVFTYAAS from the coding sequence ATGGTCAGCATGCTCGAGCTGGCCCTTCTTGTTCCGGTCTGGTGGTTTACCCGCAAAAAATACAACGCCGGGCGGCATCATTTAGGGCTGACTGGGTTCAAGATGAGATATCTGGGACTGGGCGCAGCCCTCTTGCTGCCGGCCATGTGGATCAACGCCCTGTACGAGACCGTTCTCTCCAGCTACAATCTGGAAGTACAGCCGGAGCTGAAACATATTCTAACCCAAACCCCCTCTCCGGGCGTGTTCGTCTTTGCCGCGGTGACCATCGCCCCTCTGGTGGAGAAGATCTTCTTCCGGGGATTTCTTTTCGCCGGGCTGAAAAAGCGCTTTGCCTGGACCAAGGCCATGCTCATAAGCTCCGGCCTCTTTGCCCTGCTGCATCTGCGTCTTCTGGCCGTGCCGCCGATCTTCATTCTCGGTCTGATCTTTGCCTATTTGTACCAAAAAAGTGGTTCCATCTGGCCGGGAGTGCTTATACACGCCCTGGTCAACGCTTTGGCCGTGATTTGGGTATTTACGTACGCTGCCAGTTAA
- a CDS encoding transposase, translating to MARMPRFLLTHRQTTYHVISRTALDGYPLGDQEKSLLLGIIQNLSAVYFCQVLGFCLMGNHFHLLVTMLPENEITDQEVQASFQQRYGDEYTLMPGQIPFYRQKWTSLSEYVKEIKQTFTRVYNKKRGRKGTFWAERFKSLIVEKGETLINCLAYIDLNPIRANLVDKPEDYRWSSLGYRFRSHRKDTFLSWNLGLEEYNVDSSKERLRLYREFVYARGGIDTGKGKVLEGVPLPECVERFIQRTRFFTEAGIIGSREFVRQGFEHFRDLIQPKRERRPHKIQGLEQTYSLKRLT from the coding sequence ATGGCTCGTATGCCTCGCTTTCTCCTTACCCATCGCCAGACCACCTATCACGTCATCAGCCGTACTGCCCTGGACGGCTATCCCCTGGGCGACCAGGAAAAAAGCTTGCTCCTGGGCATCATTCAGAATCTTTCTGCTGTCTATTTCTGTCAGGTTCTGGGCTTCTGCCTCATGGGCAACCACTTTCATCTCCTGGTGACCATGCTCCCAGAGAACGAAATTACGGACCAGGAAGTCCAAGCGAGCTTTCAGCAAAGATATGGTGATGAATACACCCTCATGCCTGGGCAAATCCCCTTCTATCGCCAGAAATGGACCTCCCTGTCCGAATACGTCAAAGAAATCAAGCAGACCTTCACTCGGGTGTACAACAAAAAGCGGGGCCGCAAAGGGACCTTCTGGGCCGAACGTTTCAAAAGCCTGATCGTGGAAAAGGGCGAGACCCTCATCAACTGCCTGGCCTATATTGATCTCAACCCCATCCGGGCCAATCTGGTAGATAAACCTGAGGACTACCGGTGGTCCTCCCTGGGTTACCGGTTCCGAAGTCATCGAAAGGACACTTTTCTTTCCTGGAATCTGGGCCTGGAAGAATACAACGTGGACAGTTCCAAAGAACGACTGCGCCTGTACCGGGAGTTTGTCTACGCCCGCGGAGGGATAGATACCGGAAAGGGGAAAGTCCTGGAGGGTGTTCCGCTGCCCGAATGCGTGGAGCGATTCATCCAGCGTACCCGCTTTTTCACTGAGGCCGGGATCATCGGCTCCCGCGAGTTCGTCCGCCAGGGTTTCGAGCACTTTCGGGATCTCATCCAGCCCAAACGAGAACGCAGACCGCACAAGATTCAGGGTTTAGAGCAGACGTATTCCCTCAAACGCCTAACCTGA
- a CDS encoding outer membrane protein, whose product MRILSVVFALLLLPVASWAQDNAGHLQKMNAFAIKPGYHMYQSNDFFDFWDIDEDDMSSFMFEMAYERKLNQSFGIEMGIGYFKSDETYHPFGLSSEIEIENFYLSPTIKGYLPVCDYFYLYAGAGPDIYFTRGDYDLEGNIRGIAVDYSEDEEEFGFGGHVLGGMEFYIIPNPGPNQYDAPLGVFIEYRHSWVEVDDVDEDTIDIVNQALNEDFGPNNLDVGGSQIMAGLRWHF is encoded by the coding sequence ATGCGTATACTTAGTGTTGTATTTGCTCTACTTTTACTCCCGGTAGCGTCCTGGGCTCAAGACAATGCCGGTCATCTGCAAAAGATGAACGCCTTTGCCATCAAGCCAGGATACCATATGTACCAGAGCAATGACTTTTTCGATTTCTGGGATATTGACGAGGACGACATGTCCAGCTTCATGTTCGAGATGGCCTATGAACGGAAACTGAATCAAAGCTTTGGCATAGAGATGGGGATTGGATATTTCAAGTCCGATGAGACCTACCACCCATTCGGATTGTCATCCGAGATAGAAATCGAAAACTTCTATCTCTCGCCGACAATCAAAGGATACCTGCCGGTTTGCGACTACTTTTACCTCTATGCCGGAGCTGGTCCAGATATATATTTCACCAGAGGAGATTACGATCTTGAAGGTAACATCCGCGGGATAGCAGTAGATTACAGTGAAGATGAAGAGGAATTCGGCTTTGGCGGCCACGTCTTGGGCGGAATGGAGTTTTATATAATACCCAATCCTGGACCTAACCAATACGACGCCCCGCTGGGCGTCTTTATTGAATATCGGCATTCATGGGTGGAAGTGGATGATGTGGACGAAGATACAATTGACATTGTAAATCAGGCGTTAAATGAAGATTTTGGCCCGAACAATCTGGACGTAGGCGGCAGCCAAATCATGGCCGGCCTGCGCTGGCACTTTTAG